A stretch of Corynebacterium timonense DNA encodes these proteins:
- a CDS encoding alpha/beta hydrolase-fold protein translates to MRDYRSPRRTWLVAAALPTAIALGVGAAPAMAQSALPFSSQGGSLSDNIRPKDPPKRTPIEVDENPQIPGLPEGVSVDRIEWLTNRRVAVFVKSAAMPEQLMQVQILLARDWHQNPKATFPEVWALDGLRARDDENGWTIETNIEQFYADKNVNVVLPVGGESSFYADWQRPNNGKNYKWESFLTKELVPIMTNHFRSNGKRAVVGISMGGTAAVNLAERNPHLFDFVGSFSGYLDTTTTGMPTAIKAAQMDAGGYNSDAMWGPPGSQDWIDHDPKLGIENLQGMTVYVSSGSGRDDFGDPNSVARGAANLAGTGLEIISRLSTQTFVDYASRTNVKPIVMFRPSGVHSWEYWQFEMTQAWPYIADALEVPREGRGADCAPIGAIAETTKSGVIGSCVNNEYDVANGGKAQDFRGGQAFWSPTTGAHALFGAILAKYNGLGGPAGWLGFPTTGETPTPDKRGRFVHFEHGSIYWTPETGAYAIPGDMFKAWGTHGYENGHLKYPVAEAQSINGGFVQQFENGFLTRNPNDGGHYIVHGAIGAKYGEMNTAASGLGYPKGNERAIRGGFFQEFEKGNIYWSPESGAHAIYYGEIFDAWGKEGYEQGRLGWPVSDMKEIPAGGLTIDFQRGTLEQVNGTVREKRR, encoded by the coding sequence ATGCGAGATTACCGTTCCCCGCGTCGCACGTGGCTCGTCGCGGCTGCACTCCCGACGGCGATTGCCCTCGGCGTCGGTGCCGCCCCCGCGATGGCGCAGAGCGCCCTCCCCTTCAGCTCCCAGGGGGGCAGCCTCTCGGACAACATCCGGCCGAAGGACCCGCCGAAGCGGACCCCGATTGAGGTTGACGAGAACCCGCAGATCCCGGGCCTGCCCGAGGGGGTCTCCGTCGACCGCATCGAGTGGCTGACCAACCGCCGCGTCGCGGTGTTCGTTAAGTCCGCCGCCATGCCGGAGCAGCTCATGCAGGTGCAGATCCTGCTCGCCCGCGACTGGCACCAGAACCCGAAGGCGACGTTCCCGGAGGTGTGGGCCCTTGACGGCCTGCGCGCCCGAGACGACGAAAACGGCTGGACCATCGAGACCAACATCGAGCAGTTCTACGCGGATAAGAACGTCAACGTGGTTCTGCCCGTGGGCGGCGAGTCCTCCTTCTACGCCGACTGGCAGCGCCCGAACAACGGCAAGAACTACAAGTGGGAGAGTTTCCTCACCAAGGAGCTCGTCCCGATCATGACGAACCACTTCCGCTCGAATGGCAAGCGTGCCGTCGTGGGCATCTCCATGGGCGGCACCGCCGCGGTGAACCTCGCGGAGCGCAACCCGCACCTGTTCGACTTCGTCGGGTCCTTCTCCGGCTACCTCGACACCACGACGACCGGCATGCCGACGGCCATCAAGGCGGCGCAGATGGATGCGGGCGGCTACAACTCCGATGCGATGTGGGGCCCGCCCGGCTCCCAGGACTGGATCGACCACGACCCGAAGCTCGGCATCGAAAACCTCCAGGGCATGACCGTCTACGTCTCCTCCGGCTCCGGCCGCGACGACTTCGGCGACCCGAACTCCGTGGCCCGCGGCGCGGCAAACCTCGCGGGCACGGGCCTGGAGATCATCTCCCGCCTGTCCACCCAGACCTTCGTCGACTACGCCTCGCGCACCAACGTCAAGCCCATCGTGATGTTCCGCCCCTCCGGCGTCCACTCGTGGGAGTACTGGCAGTTCGAGATGACGCAGGCGTGGCCCTACATCGCCGACGCGCTGGAGGTCCCCCGCGAGGGCCGCGGCGCTGACTGCGCCCCGATCGGCGCGATTGCGGAGACCACGAAGTCCGGCGTGATTGGCTCCTGCGTGAACAACGAGTACGACGTGGCCAACGGCGGCAAGGCACAGGACTTCCGCGGCGGGCAGGCGTTCTGGTCGCCGACAACCGGCGCGCACGCCCTCTTCGGCGCGATCCTGGCCAAGTACAACGGCCTCGGCGGCCCGGCTGGATGGCTGGGCTTCCCCACCACCGGAGAGACACCCACGCCGGACAAGCGCGGGCGCTTCGTTCACTTCGAACACGGCTCGATCTACTGGACCCCGGAGACCGGCGCCTACGCCATCCCGGGTGACATGTTCAAGGCTTGGGGCACCCACGGCTACGAGAACGGCCACCTGAAGTACCCAGTGGCGGAGGCCCAGAGCATCAACGGCGGCTTCGTGCAGCAGTTCGAGAACGGCTTCCTCACCCGCAACCCGAACGACGGCGGCCACTACATCGTCCACGGCGCGATCGGTGCCAAGTACGGCGAGATGAACACCGCGGCCTCCGGCCTCGGCTACCCGAAGGGCAACGAACGCGCAATCCGGGGCGGCTTCTTCCAGGAGTTTGAGAAGGGCAACATCTACTGGTCGCCCGAATCCGGCGCCCACGCCATCTACTACGGCGAGATCTTCGATGCCTGGGGCAAGGAGGGCTACGAGCAGGGCCGCCTTGGCTGGCCGGTCTCCGACATGAAGGAGATTCCCGCCGGCGGGCTCACCATCGACTTCCAGCGCGGCACCCTTGAGCAGGTCAACGGCACCGTGCGAGAAAAGAGGCGCTAA
- a CDS encoding SDR family oxidoreductase: protein MKPLAVVTGATSGIGRATALRLAEHFTVIGTTRDPASLADPLPGVSYVALDLGDPESIRRCAAEILARGVPEVLVNNAGESQSGPFEELPREALERLFQVNVLGHVDLTQRLVPAMRAAGRGRIVMVGSMLGSLPLAYRSSYVASKAAIKGFGLAARRELAPHGVWVAVVEPGSIATGISARRTEYVDKHGPYAAEFETMVTRLNAAEEGGISADRVAREIMKPVRAARPRAFYARGSFARVVFPLARLLPREAMLWIVARKHGLKGVSRVKVSSKT from the coding sequence ATGAAACCGCTCGCCGTCGTCACCGGTGCAACCTCAGGGATTGGCCGGGCGACGGCGTTGCGCTTGGCGGAGCACTTCACCGTCATTGGCACGACCCGCGACCCCGCCTCGCTTGCGGACCCGCTGCCGGGCGTGAGCTACGTGGCCCTGGATCTGGGCGACCCGGAGTCGATCAGGCGCTGCGCCGCCGAGATCCTCGCGCGTGGGGTGCCCGAGGTGCTGGTGAACAACGCCGGCGAGTCCCAGTCGGGGCCCTTCGAGGAGCTGCCGCGCGAGGCACTCGAGCGCCTCTTCCAGGTCAATGTCCTCGGGCACGTCGACCTCACGCAGCGGTTGGTGCCGGCGATGAGGGCGGCGGGGCGGGGGCGCATCGTCATGGTCGGCTCGATGCTCGGCAGCCTTCCGCTGGCCTACCGGTCGAGCTACGTCGCCTCCAAGGCGGCGATCAAGGGTTTTGGTCTTGCCGCGCGCCGCGAGCTCGCGCCGCACGGCGTGTGGGTCGCCGTGGTGGAGCCGGGTTCCATCGCGACGGGAATTTCGGCGAGGCGCACGGAATACGTCGATAAGCATGGGCCCTACGCGGCGGAGTTTGAGACGATGGTGACCCGCCTGAACGCCGCCGAAGAGGGCGGGATCAGTGCGGACCGGGTGGCGCGGGAGATCATGAAGCCGGTCCGGGCGGCGCGGCCGCGGGCCTTCTACGCGCGCGGTTCCTTCGCGCGGGTGGTGTTTCCGCTGGCGCGGCTGCTGCCGCGGGAGGCGATGCTGTGGATCGTTGCCAGGAAACATGGCCTAAAGGGCGTGTCGCGCGTTAAAGTCTCAAGTAAGACTTAA